One genomic window of Halogeometricum sp. S3BR5-2 includes the following:
- a CDS encoding nuclear transport factor 2 family protein yields the protein MSARATVEDYYEALRRGEPLYPYFAESESVTKFGVGETLVGYDAVAEGLREQTRTTTDWTVESGDLRVVERDDHAAFADDVRMAWTDTEAGEDRSFETRWSGTLERRPTDDDPDADPETDEWVFLGMHVSVAHDTEDG from the coding sequence ATGAGCGCACGGGCGACCGTCGAGGACTACTACGAGGCCCTCCGCCGCGGAGAGCCGCTGTACCCCTACTTCGCGGAATCCGAATCGGTGACGAAGTTCGGGGTGGGCGAGACGCTCGTCGGCTACGACGCGGTCGCCGAGGGACTCCGCGAACAGACCCGGACGACGACGGACTGGACCGTCGAGAGCGGCGACCTGCGGGTCGTCGAACGCGACGACCACGCCGCCTTCGCCGACGACGTCCGGATGGCGTGGACCGACACGGAGGCGGGCGAAGACCGGTCGTTCGAGACGCGGTGGAGCGGGACGCTCGAACGGCGGCCGACCGACGACGACCCGGACGCCGACCCCGAGACCGACGAGTGGGTGTTCCTCGGGATGCACGTGAGCGTCGCGCACGACACGGAGGACGGCTGA